A region of Saccharomyces mikatae IFO 1815 strain IFO1815 genome assembly, chromosome: 12 DNA encodes the following proteins:
- the ILV5 gene encoding ketol-acid reductoisomerase (similar to Saccharomyces cerevisiae ILV5 (YLR355C); ancestral locus Anc_4.190): MLRAQAARLICNSRVVTAKRTFALATRAAAYSRPTARFVKPMIATRGLKQINFGGTVETVYERADWPREKLLNYFKNDTFALIGYGSQGYGQGLNLRDNGLNVIIGVRKDGASWKAAIEDGWVPGQNLFTVEEAIKKGSYVMNLLSDAAQSETWSTIKPLLTKGKTLYFSHGFSPVFKDLTHVEPPKDLDVILVAPKGSGRTVRSLFKEGRGINSSYAVWNDVTGKAHEKAQALAVAIGSGYVYQTTFEREVNSDLYGERGCLMGGIHGMFLAQYDVLRENGHSPSEAFNETVEEATQSLYPLIGKYGMDYMYDACSTTARRGALDWYPIFKNALKPVFQDLYESTKNGTETKRSLEFNSQPDYREKLEKELDTIRNMEIWKVGKEVRKLRPENQ, translated from the coding sequence atgTTGAGAGCTCAAGCCGCTAGATTGATTTGCAACTCCCGTGTCGTCACCGCTAAGAGAACCTTTGCTTTGGCTACCCGTGCTGCTGCCTACAGCAGACCAACTGCCCGTTTCGTTAAGCCAATGATTGCTACCCGTGGTTTGAAACAAATCAACTTCGGTGGTACCGTTGAAACTGTTTACGAGAGAGCTGACTGGCCAAGAGAAAAGTTGTTGAATTACTTCAAGAACGACACCTTTGCCTTGATTGGTTACGGTTCTCAAGGTTACGGTCAAGGTTTGAACTTGAGAGACAATGGTTTGAACGTCATTATTGGTGTCCGTAAGGATGGTGCTTCTTGGAAGGCTGCCATCGAAGACGGTTGGGTTCCAGGTCAAAACTTGTTCACTGTTGAAGAAGCTATCAAGAAGGGTAGCTACGTCATGAACTTGTTGTCTGATGCTGCTCAATCCGAAACCTGGTCTACTATCAAGCCATTGTTGACCAAGGGTAAGACTTTGTACTTTTCCCACGGTTTCTCCCCAGTGTTTAAGGACTTGACTCATGTCGAGCCACCAAAGGACTTGGATGTTATCTTAGTTGCTCCAAAGGGTTCCGGTAGAACCGTCAGATCTTTGTTCAAGGAAGGTCGTGGTATCAACTCTTCTTACGCCGTCTGGAACGATGTCACCGGTAAGGCTCACGAAAAGGCTCAAGCTTTGGCTGTTGCCATTGGTTCCGGTTACGTCTACCAAACCACCTTTGAAAGAGAAGTTAACTCTGATTTGTACGGTGAAAGAGGTTGTTTAATGGGTGGTATCCACGGTATGTTCTTGGCTCAATACGACGTCTTGAGAGAAAATGGTCACTCCCCATCCGAAGCTTTCAACGAAACTGTCGAAGAAGCCACCCAATCTCTATACCCATTGATCGGTAAGTACGGTATGGACTACATGTACGATGCTTGTTCCACCACCGCCAGAAGAGGTGCTTTGGACTGGTACccaattttcaagaacGCTTTGAAGCCTGTTTTCCAAGACTTGTACGAATCTACCAAGAATGGTACCGAAACCAAGAGATCTTTGGAATTCAACTCTCAACCTGACTACAGAGAAAAGCTAGAAAAGGAATTAGACACTATCAGAAACATGGAAATCTGGAAGGTTGGTAAGGAAGTCAGAAAGTTGAGACCAGAAAACCAATAA
- the ATG33 gene encoding Atg33p (similar to Saccharomyces cerevisiae SCM4 (YGR049W) and ATG33 (YLR356W); ancestral locus Anc_4.191), translating to MSVCLAITKGIAVSSIGLYSGLLTSASLITSTTPLEVLTGSLSPTLAALKNAATALGAFASTFFCVSFFGAPPSLRHPYLLYGMLAAPLSSFVLGCASYCNSRKYSKVSKESSLFPEDSKPVVSELSDSIIDLGDDVHAPKNTSRDEKICATTPPKPAEALQTGPPIHTKNLIAATAIAILGFVQAVIGVYGEGQFI from the coding sequence atgTCTGTTTGTTTAGCCATCACAAAAGGTATTGCGGTTTCCTCTATAGGCCTCTACTCTGGGCTTTTAACCTCTGCTTCGTTGATCACCTCTACCACTCCCCTAGAGGTTTTAACAGGATCTTTAAGTCCCACTCTAGctgctttgaaaaatgcGGCCACTGCTTTGGGAGCCTTTGCATCGACTTTCTTCTGTGTAAGCTTCTTCGGCGCACCCCCCTCATTAAGACATCCTTACTTATTGTACGGCATGCTTGCAGCTCCATTATCCTCGTTTGTTTTAGGGTGTGCATCCTACTGCAACTCCAGAAAGTATAGCAAAGTCTCCAAGGAGTCTTCTTTATTCCCCGAAGACAGCAAACCTGTTGTTTCCGAGCTAAGCGATTCTATCATTGATTTAGGCGATGATGTTCATGCTCCAAAAAATACGTCCCGCGATGAGAAAATTTGTGCTACCACACCACCCAAGCCAGCAGAGGCGTTACAAACTGGTCCTCCAATCCATACTAAAAACCTTATCGCGGCAACCGCTATCGCTATTCTTGGCTTCGTGCAAGCCGTTATTGGTGTCTATGGTGAGGGACAATTTATCTAG
- the RSC2 gene encoding Rsc2p (similar to Saccharomyces cerevisiae RSC1 (YGR056W) and RSC2 (YLR357W); ancestral locus Anc_4.196): MMPDDNSNSSTQSSSALYKDLRKEYESLFTLKEDSGLEISPIFNVLPTKKDYPDYYAVIKNPVSFNTLKKRIPHYTDVQQFMNDVVQIPWNAKTYNTRDSGIYKYALVLEKYLKGTIYPNLKEKYPKLEYPDLGPLPDEPGYEEFQQKLREKAEEIARANAARAESNSIINSNEAARKLRKTRTASVKRESEPGTDTNNDEDYEATDMDIDNSKDADFPDLIRKPLININPYTRKPLRDNRSTTPSHSGTPQPLGPRHRQVSRTQVKRGRPPIIDLPYIQRMKNVMKVLKKEVLDSGIGLTDLFERLPDRHRDANYYIMIANPISLQDINKKVKTRRYKTFQEFQNDFNLMLTNFRISHRGDPESIKISNILEKTFSSLARFELSKPDRSFIPEGELRYPLDEVTVNNISYHVGDWALLRNQNDPQKPIVGQIFRLWKTPDGKQWLNACWYYRPEQTVHRVDRLFYKNEVMKTGQYRDHLVSNLVGKCYVIHFTRYQRGNPDMNLEGPLFVCEFRYNESDKIFNKIRTWKACLPEEIRDLDEATIPVNGRKFFKYPSPIRHLLSANATPHDRVPEPTMGSPDAPPLVGAVYMRPKMQRDDLGEYATSDDCPRYIIRPNDSPEEGQVDIETGTITTNTPTANALPKTGYSSSKLASLRYNRSSMSLDNQNSGGQQQIPLSRVGSPGPGGPLTVQGLKQHQLQRLQQQQHQYQQQKRSQASRYNIPTIIDDLTSQASRGNLGNILIDAASSFVLPISITKNVDVLQRTDPHSQTKRSGREEMFPWKKTKGEILWFRGPSVIVNERVINSGDAHLDRPLNRWFNTNKRRKLEYEEVEDTIEEGTERDETDDAIEPDVENEKESLPGPFSLGLRPSAKFTAHRLSLLRPPSSSL, from the coding sequence ATGATGCCTGATGACAATTCGAACTCCTCCACTCAAAGTTCAAGCGCATTGTACAAAGATTTGAGGAAAGAATATGAATCTCTTTTCActttaaaagaagattctGGTTTGGAAATTTCACCGATATTTAATGTACttccaacaaaaaaggACTATCCGGACTACTACGCAGTGATCAAAAACCCTGTATCTTTCAATACTTTAAAAAAACGTATTCCGCACTACACAGATGTGCAACAATTTATGAACGATGTTGTACAGATTCCATGGAACGCCAAAACCTACAATACAAGAGATTCAggaatatataaatacGCGTTAGTTCTTGAGAAATATTTAAAAGGCACGATTTATCCTaatttgaaggaaaaatatCCGAAATTAGAGTATCCTGATTTAGGCCCATTGCCCGATGAACCAGGTTATGAAGAGTTTCAACAGAAATTAAGAGAAAAGGCTGAAGAAATAGCGAGAGCCAATGCCGCCAGAGCCGAATCTAACTCTATAATTAATTCTAACGAAGCAGCCAGAAAGTTGAGAAAGACTCGTACTGCCTCTGTTAAAAGAGAATCCGAACCAGGGACGGATacaaataatgatgaagactATGAGGCTACAGATATGGATATCGATAACTCCAAAGATGCTGATTTCCCTGATTTGATCAGAAAGCCATTAATAAACATTAATCCCTATACTCGGAAACCATTGAGAGACAACAGGTCAACCACCCCATCTCACTCTGGCACTCCACAACCACTGGGCCCAAGGCACAGACAGGTTTCGAGAACTCAGGTAAAGCGTGGGAGACCACCAATAATCGACTTACCATATATccaaagaatgaaaaatgtcATGAAAGTCTTGAAAAAGGAGGTCCTTGACAGTGGAATCGGTCTAACAgatctttttgaaagattgCCCGATAGACACAGAGATGCcaattattatattatgATTGCTAATCCAATTAGTCTCCAAgacataaataaaaaagttaaaactCGTCGCTATAAAACATTTCAGGAGTTCCAGAATGATTTTAATCTTATGTTAACCAACTTTAGAATTTCGCATAGAGGCGATCCGGAAAGcataaaaatttcaaatatcTTAGAGAAAACCTTTTCCAGTCTGGCAAGATTCGAATTATCCAAACCGGACAGAAGTTTCATTCCCGAGGGTGAGTTGAGATATCCTCTAGATGAAGTTACTGtgaataatatatcttACCACGTGGGAGACTGGGCACTTCTTCGAAACCAAAATGACCCTCAAAAACCTATAGTCGGTCAAATTTTCAGGTTATGGAAAACGCCAGATGGGAAACAATGGTTAAATGCCTGTTGGTATTACAGACCCGAGCAAACTGTGCATAGAGTGGATAGGTTGTTCTACAAGAACGAAGTTATGAAAACAGGCCAGTACCGTGATCATTTAGTATCAAACTTAGTTGGAAAATGCTATGTGATACATTTTACAAGATATCAACGTGGCAATCCCGATATGAACTTGGAGGGCCCGTTATTCGTATGTGAATTTCGTTATAATGAATCAGATAAGATTTTTAACAAGATTAGAACATGGAAGGCTTGCTTGCCAGAAGAAATCCGTGATTTAGACGAAGCTACCATACCGGTAAATGGTAGaaagttcttcaaatatCCCTCTCCCATTAGACATCTACTATCTGCGAACGCAACGCCACATGATCGCGTTCCGGAGCCAACAATGGGATCTCCTGATGCACCACCATTAGTTGGCGCCGTTTATATGAGACCTAAGATGCAACGTGACGATTTGGGAGAATATGCAACATCCGACGACTGCCCCAGGTATATTATTAGGCCCAACGATTCTCCAGAAGAGGGTCAAGTGGATATAGAAACAGGAACCATCACCACGAACACACCGACAGCAAATGCCCTTCCGAAAACAGGCTACTCGAGTAGTAAATTGGCCAGTTTAAGATATAATAGGTCTTCTATGTCGTTAGATAACCAGAATTCTGGTGGTCAACAACAAATACCGCTATCAAGGGTTGGTTCTCCAGGCCCGGGAGGTCCACTTACTGTGCAAGGTTTAAAACAACATCAACTACAACGAttacaacagcagcaacatCAATACCAGCAACAGAAAAGATCACAAGCGTCACGTTACaatattccaacaattattgatgatttaACATCACAAGCATCAAGGGGTAATTTGGGAAACATATTGATTGATGCTGCCTCTTCGTTTGTCTTACCTATTTctataacaaaaaatgtaGATGTTTTACAGCGTACTGACCCCCACAGTCAGACAAAGAGATCCGGAAGAGAAGAGATGTTTCCATGGAAAAAGACGAAGGGTGAGATATTATGGTTTAGAGGACCCAGCGTTATAGTAAATGAACGAGTAATAAACTCAGGTGACGCACACTTGGATCGACCATTAAATAGATGGTTCAATACCaacaagagaagaaaactgGAATACGAAGAAGTGGAAGACACCATTGAAGAGGGGACTGAAAGAGATGAAACTGATGACGCCATTGAGCCAGACGTTGAGAATGAGAAAGAATCCTTGCCAGGCCCATTTTCTCTTGGATTGAGACCCTCGGCAAAGTTCACGGCGCACAGACTCTCTTTATTGCGACCACCTTCGTCATCTCTATGA
- the ADE13 gene encoding adenylosuccinase ADE13 (similar to Saccharomyces cerevisiae ADE13 (YLR359W); ancestral locus Anc_4.197) has protein sequence MSDYDNYATPLSSRYASKEMSATFSLRNRFSTWRKLWLNLAIAEKELGLTVVTDEAIEQMRQHVEITDDEISKASAQEAIVRHDVMAHVHTFGETCPAAAGIIHLGATSCFVTDNADLIFIRDAYDIIIPKLVNVINRLAKFAMEYKDLPVLGWTHFQPAQLTTLGKRATLWIQELLWDLRNFERARNDIGLRGVKGTTGTQASFLALFHGNHDKVEALDERVTELLGFDKVYPVTGQTYSRKIDIDVLAPLSSFAATAHKMATDIRLLANLKEVEEPFEKTQIGSSAMAYKRNPMRCERVCSLARHLGSLFSDAVQTASVQWFERTLDDSAIRRISLPSAFLTADILLSTLLNISSGLVVYPKVIERRIKGELPFMATENIIMAMVEKNASRQEVHERIRVLSHQAAAVVKEEGGENDLIERVKNDEFFKPIWEELDSLLEPSTFVGRAPQQVEKFVQKDVNNALQPFQKYLNDEQVKLNV, from the coding sequence atgtcAGACTACGACAATTACGCTACGCCATTGTCTTCTAGGTATGCCTCTAAAGAAATGTCAGccactttttctttgagaaataGATTCTCTACATGGAGAAAACTATGGTTAAATTTAGCCATTGCTGAAAAGGAACTGGGCTTGACTGTTGTCACAGATGAAGCCATTGAGCAAATGCGTCAACATGTCGAAATTACCGATGACGAGATCTCAAAGGCTTCCGCTCAAGAGGCCATTGTGAGACATGATGTTATGGCACATGTCCATACATTTGGTGAAACTTGTCCAGCTGCTGCTGGTATCATCCATTTGGGTGCTACTTCCTGCTTTGTTACAGACAATGCTGATTTGATCTTCATCAGAGACGCCTACGATATCATTATACCAAAACTTGTTAATGTAATCAACAGATTGGCCAAATTTGCTATGGAATACAAGGATTTGCCCGTATTGGGTTGGACTCATTTCCAACCAGCACAATTGACTACTCTGGGTAAGAGAGCTACCCTGTGGATACAAGAATTATTATGGGATTTAAGGAACTTTGAAAGAGCTAGAAATGATATCGGGCTGCGTGGTGTTAAAGGTACTACGGGTACTCAAGCATCATTTTTGGCGTTGTTCCACGGTAACCATGATAAAGTTGAAGCCCTTGACGAAAGAGTCACTGAATTATTGGGTTTCGATAAGGTGTATCCAGTCACCGGTCAAACTTACTCGAGAAAAATCGATATTGACGTATTGGCTCCTTTATCTTCCTTCGCTGCAACTGCACACAAAATGGCGACTGATATAAGATTATTGGCCAACTTgaaagaagttgaagaacCCTTTGAGAAAACACAAATTGGATCTTCCGCTATGGCCTACAAGAGAAACCCAATGCGTTGTGAAAGAGTCTGCTCCTTAGCTAGACATTTGGGTTCTTTGTTCAGTGATGCGGTTCAGACTGCATCCGTCCAATGGTTCGAAAGAACTCTAGATGATTCTGCTATTAGAAGAATATCCCTACCAAGTGCGTTCTTAACCGcagatattttattatctaCCTTATTGAACATCTCATCTGGTTTAGTTGTGTATCCAAAGGttattgaaagaagaattaaagGTGAACTACCCTTCATGGCCACtgaaaatattatcatGGCTATGGTAGAAAAGAACGCTTCCAGACAAGAAGTCCATGAGCGTATTAGAGTACTTTCTCACCAAGCTGCTGCTGTAGTAAAGGAAGAAGGTGGTGAAAATGACCTGATTGAACGTGTAAAGAacgatgaatttttcaagccAATCTGGGAAGAATTAGATTCTTTACTAGAACCATCCACTTTTGTCGGTAGAGCCCCTCAACAAGTTGAAAAGTTTGTCCAAAAAGATGTTAACAACGCTCTGCAACCTTTCCAAAAGTATCTGAATGATGAACAAGTCAAGTTGAATGTTTAG
- the VPS38 gene encoding Vps38p (similar to Saccharomyces cerevisiae VPS38 (YLR360W); ancestral locus Anc_4.199) yields MNQFLLSRRQRHLRVICFHNISLFKTNGNSLLMKKYGGLFVPCFFVLESIRGELLYVSEVQSDSLRKLCFQELPKLTGASTMIILKLVGRVPSEVLCEISFDKRSSLGDKWCILCTYTIDLNKLQPINEDAVLITGTNTPVLGLIDGSYTLLIENTKPIKGPVSLHKRNISQVKIKSSLAYSSLLKLNKLLEYSSQVHEEINDISKKIEQGFPLHKNQNHWYIKTVQKSIKSLQSETLQRKTKKTHMEMTQLENSDTINHSKTELSLISQDEPINDDYGSIYSRFVQIKDRLDQLRFKKLYQLVKIFHSTDLFNPDRGFVRFNRPSSISNIINVLNLKPLNIGILFRQADESARHREYINSQLGYYLLFLHLTATQIFKAPLPYKLMYYGSTSVIESQYPFYFTDSMIAKHQAKLIRAMHYFNADILQFKQVLENYCPT; encoded by the coding sequence ATGAACCAATTTTTACTAAGTCGAAGGCAAAGACACCTTCGTGTGATTTGCTTTCATAACATAAGTCTCTTTAAGACCAACGGAAACTctttgttgatgaaaaagtatGGTGGTTTGTTCGTGCCAtgcttttttgttttagaATCTATAAGGGGAGAATTGCTTTATGTGAGCGAGGTGCAATCGGATTCCTTACGTAAACTCTGTTTCCAGGAATTACCAAAACTGACTGGTGCATCTACTATGATTATATTAAAATTGGTAGGACGGGTTCCGAGTGAAGTTTTGTGTGAAATAAGTTTTGATAAAAGGAGCAGCCTTGGCGATAAATGGTGTATTTTATGCACTTACACAATAGATCTTAATAAGCTACAACCTATCAATGAAGACGCGGTTTTAATTACAGGCACTAACACACCAGTACTTGGCTTGATAGACGGATCTTACACATTATTAATAGAAAACACTAAACCGATAAAGGGGCCTGTCAGTTTGCACAAAAGGAATATAAGTCAAGTCAAGATCAAATCTTCACTGGCATATAGTTCTTTGCTCAAATTGAATAAGTTATTAGAGTATTCTTCACAAGTTcatgaagaaatcaatgacatctccaaaaaaatagaacAGGGCTTTCCGTTGCATAAAAACCAAAACCATTGGTACATAAAAACTGTACAGAAGTCTATAAAGTCTCTACAAAGTGAGACATtacaaaggaaaacaaaaaaaacacatatgGAAATGACACAACTCGAGAATAGTGACACTATCAATCATTCCAAAACTGAATTATCGTTGATATCACAAGATGAGCCCATAAACGATGACTATGGAAGCATATACTCTAGATTCGTTCAAATCAAGGATAGATTGGATCAATTAAGgttcaaaaaattatatCAGCTGgtaaaaatctttcattCAACAGACTTGTTTAACCCGGATAGAGGTTTTGTTCGCTTCAACAGGCCTTCTAGCATAAGCAATATTATCAACGTGCTCAACCTAAAACCCCTAAACATCGGAATCTTATTTAGACAAGCTGATGAATCTGCAAGGCACAGAGAATATATAAACAGCCAATTGGgttattatcttttatttctCCATTTGACAGCAACTCAAATCTTCAAAGCCCCTTTACCCTATAAACTAATGTATTATGGCAGTACTTCAGTGATCGAAAGTCAGTATCCGTTCTACTTTACTGATTCAATGATCGCCAAACATCAGGCAAAACTGATTAGAGCAATGCATTACTTTAATGCTGACATTTTACAATTTAAGCAAGTATTGGAGAATTACTGTCCAACATAG
- the DCR2 gene encoding phosphoprotein phosphatase (similar to Saccharomyces cerevisiae DCR2 (YLR361C); ancestral locus Anc_4.200) produces MRLPRIYQRFLLYLLVFAVIAVFYYDHLRASRIQKYTFGTDDEVAIVPDAGEWLQNKGLEGFSSADKLAINIGYVECFHVGRFYERCFNRYELKSSSTNKHLAVERKRIHKDLRGSFGSRWFGKSEYLYYDVLYLASLRYFGPNLEKLDVNAITGISNVSTEQSLSFKDLSISFEPISLELLQNRSFISEVNILFGVDCVQPRANWTLQKEFPLVQYAYSEPAYLTYRFVGFNSVNTGPQRLQVTNEGKFKIVQLADLHLGVGESECLDEFPKHEACKADPKTKIFIEQVLDNEKPQLVVFSGDQIMGDRSIQDSETVLLKAVAPVIARKIPWAMVWGNHDDEGSLTRWQLSELASELPYSLFKFSPYDTQDNSFGVGNYIWQVFSNKSTELPVSTLYFLDSHKYSTVGKIYPGYDWIKESQWKYIEDYYHENLKLKTGPSMAFFHIPLPEYLNVESKTHPGERNPLVGTYKEGVTAPKYNSEGLNTLDKLGVDVISCGHDHCNDYCLRDDSTPNRLWLCYGGGGGEGGYAGYGGTERRIRIYEINVGENNIHTWKRLNGSPREIFDYQSMLDSNSPILA; encoded by the coding sequence ATGCGGCTACCGAGGAtatatcaaagatttttgtTGTACTTGTTGGTCTTTGCAGTTATTGCtgttttttattatgaCCATTTACGGGCATCAAGAATTCAAAAGTATACCTTTGGCACTGATGATGAGGTCGCAATAGTACCGGATGCCGGAGAGTGGCTTCAAAATAAAGGTCTAGAAGGTTTCTCATCTGCCGATAAACTAGCCATAAATATTGGCTATGTTGAATGTTTTCATGTCGGCCGTTTCTATGAAAGATGCTTTAATCGGTATGAGCTTAAATCAAGCTCAACTAATAAACACTTAGCCGtggaaaggaaaagaattcATAAGGATTTGAGAGGTTCGTTTGGAAGTAGGTGGTTTGGGAAGTCAGAATACTTGTATTACGATGTATTATACCTTGCCTCGTTGCGCTACTTCGGACCTAACCTAGAAAAGTTAGATGTCAATGCTATCACCGGAATTTCCAACGTTTCTACAGAACAGTCTCTATCATTTAAGGATTTATCCATTTCATTTGAACCTATCAGCTTGGAACTTTTACAGAATCGAAGTTTTATAAGCGAGGTCAATATCCTCTTTGGCGTTGATTGTGTCCAACCAAGAGCAAACTGGACTCtacaaaaagaatttcCCTTAGTGCAGTATGCCTACAGTGAACCTGCCTATTTAACTTACAGATTTGTTGGTTTTAATTCAGTAAACACAGGACCTCAACGATTACAAGTAACCAATGAAggcaaattcaaaattgtCCAACTAGCAGATCTTCACTTGGGGGTGGGAGAGTCTGAATGCCTTGATGAATTTCCAAAACATGAAGCTTGCAAAGCTGAcccaaaaacaaaaatttttattgaacAAGTTCTTGACAATGAAAAACCACAGTTGGTCGTTTTTAGTGGTGATCAAATTATGGGCGACAGATCCATTCAAGACTCAGAAACTGTATTATTGAAGGCAGTAGCGCCAGTAattgcaagaaaaattccatGGGCCATGGTGTGGGGAAAtcatgatgatgaaggAAGCTTAACGCGCTGGCAGTTGTCTGAATTGGCTTCAGAATTGCCATATTCCCTATTTAAATTCAGTCCCTATGATACGCAGGATAACTCATTCGGAGTAGGTAATTATATTTGGCAGGTTTTCTCAAATAAGAGCACTGAACTCCCAGTAAGTACgctttattttttggaCTCCCATAAATATTCCACGGTTGGTAAAATTTATCCTGGTTACGATTGGATCAAAGAATCGCAGTGGAAATATATTGAAGATTATTATCatgaaaatttgaaacttAAAACCGGGCCTTCGAtggctttttttcacattcCTTTACCAGAATATTTGAACGTTGAATCAAAGACACATCCTGGAGAGAGGAACCCTCTTGTTGGGACTTACAAAGAGGGTGTTACAGCACCAAAATATAATTCTGAGGGATTAAATACTCTAGACAAGCTGGGTGTAGATGTCATCAGTTGTGGGCATGATCATTGTAATGATTATTGTCTGCGAGATGACTCTACACCAAACCGACTTTGGTTGTGCTATGGCGGCGGAGGTGGAGAAGGTGGTTATGCTGGCTATGGAGGTACAGAAAGACGTATCCGTATTTATGAAATTAATGTAGGTGAGAATAATATACACACATGGAAAAGACTGAATGGTAGTCCAAGAGAGATTTTTGATTACCAGTCTATGTTGGACAGTAATTCTCCAATACTTGCTTAA
- the SMKI12G4120 gene encoding uncharacterized protein (similar to Saccharomyces cerevisiae YLR361C-A; ancestral locus Anc_4.201) codes for MSGDTNNSSSKQRTKNIEELERKLGDNPKIALKGGGKTKLMDFEQLRKPHCVRPNARFPVDNTAGGLLRTGGHRPQLGNEELSRRDYEQSHEKEDH; via the coding sequence ATGTCAGGTGATACTAATAACAGTAGCAGTAAACAACGCACTAAGAATATAGAAGAACTAGAACGGAAGTTGGGCGATAATCCAAAGATTGCTTTAAAGGGGGGAGGTAAAACAAAACTTATGGACTTTGAGCAGTTACGTAAGCCCCATTGCGTAAGGCCCAATGCAAGATTTCCAGTCGATAATACGGCTGGTGGTTTATTGAGAACAGGCGGTCACAGGCCTCAACTAGGTAATGAAGAACTATCCAGAAGGGACTATGAGCAGTCtcatgaaaaagaagatcatTAA